In the genome of Stomoxys calcitrans chromosome 4, idStoCalc2.1, whole genome shotgun sequence, the window taattattttgtcgAACTTTTAATgggaaaatttatcaaaaattatccatggaaattttttataaaaatttattttaaagaaaaaattttgttaaaggttttattttataaaaataaataaatgtacaaattttatttttatggaaaatttttttttatattgtcgaaattttgattttttatattaaattttgtagaaactttatttttacaaaaaaagcccgttattttatatttatagaaaaatttttttaaatttatttttttttattttatttttgttgtgccAAAACttgtttgtggaaaattttttttttaaatttaatttttacaaaaaatttagaaattttttggcatactacttttaatataaaTTAACTTTCCTTTTAAAAAGTTCtaccgaaaaattttttatataagagcatgttttgtagaaaatttaatttttattttaatatttagtctaaattttatttttataattttttaaaattttatttttataaaaatttcgttcaaaatttgaatttttttatttttgtagaaaatttagtCGAACTTTCCTTAAGcggaaaaatttattaaatattatttattgaaaatttttatcaaaatttactttctagGTAAGTTTTACTGAAAtcgtatttttaaagaaaatttcatcgaaaagttatttttacaaaatattattttaatatatttcgttagatttttattttaatttcgtaTAAATTTTTTACACCAAAATTTATACGAAAAAGAAGGTtcattcgaaaaaaaattttgttattactaaatttccttccaaattttgtgaaagttTAACATTTACcataaattttgtctaaattttttttctttaaatttttttatgtagaaaaattataaaaaaaacttaattaatCAATATTGaccaaaaaaagcaaacaacatTCGTGTTTTAGAGAATACTCGCCTTTTGATTGTGTTTCCatgaattttcaaatatttgttaCGAATTCTTGCAtgacatttttttaagtttcctGTTATCTCTTTGTTTCTCTTCTTTCAGCAATGCCATAATGGAACCCATGACAGCTCTAGTATTGGCCTTTCAACTATTGGCCCTATTCTCCATTGCTGGTGCCCTTATTATCTATTTGATTTGTAAAGTTCGCGATGACGATGTCAAAAAGGCCGAACATCCTAAATCCAATACCGTTTTGGTCACCAGTGCCGATACCGCTTTAGGCTTGCAATTGTGCACCCATTTGGCTAGCAAGGGTTGTCGGGTAGTGGCCGGCATGAAAGATGGTGTAGATAGCTTGCCTGCCAAACTTCTTGTTGGATGGTTGAAAATGCGTGAGTTTACCGAGGCCCCTGTATCGGGTACCATAATACCCATGTTCTTGGATGTTACCAAGGATGATGTTCTGCGTGAGGCTACTGAAACTATAGGCTCGCATTTAAGTGCTGGCGAACAAGGCATAGCGGCTGTCATCAACACCAGTGGCACTTTCTATCGGGGACGCATTGAAAGCCAGGAACTCTATCAAATGGAACAGATGtttaagacaaatattttgggaTCTTTGCGTATAGCCAAGGCTTTTGTTGATTTCCTGAGACCCACTTGTGGCCGTTTGATTTACTTGGGTGCTGCCAGCGGAGGTCATGGCGATGGTTTGATCGCTTACAATGTATCGCGTGTGGCCACAGATAAATGTGTACAAGAAGTACGTCGTGAATTGCAACCGTTTGGCGTAAGTGTGGTCTGTTTGGATACTTGTGGTTTGCATGCCGAGACGCTCTATAAACCACCAACTGCACAAAGTAAGTGAGATTGCATGGGCCGGTGAAGAGGAAAATGTGGCTGGCTCCATGGGTCCAAAatgcattttgtttttctttttatatcaatttgactttttttgctCTGTGTgtctatgtgtttttttttccattcaaATACAGTTTCCAGCGGTGCCCCGACAACCTACACGGCCAATGTTTTATGTCCCAGTGCTTTGAGTGTGGTGGAGAGAGCTTTGTGGGATCAATCACCTCATGAGCGTTACTCGTTATTGGCCTCCAACAAATATCAATTCGCGTTGCCATGCCGTTCTTCATTGCGTTCATTGTCCAACAAGAGCAACTCCGACAACAACGTCAATAAGAAGCCTTTGGAAAATCAATCAATCGGTGGTGTACAACGCGTCTGAACGACCAATCAACCAACGAAACAGAGAATGTGGAAATTTCTGTTTGCATCTGCAATAACAAGGAATTGATTGAATTTCTTTTATGTTTTTTCAAAGATAGACAAACAACTAttcaaaaaaatgcacaaaaggATTTTGTTACCAGAAAAACTTAGTTGTAATGAGAGGTAGCGAAAGCGTTGGCGTTTAAGCTTGCGATTTCGATGCAAAAGCAAACAAATTCTTTTTcacatactttttttttagatttgtaaataaacaaatatcatatatatatcgtaTTGTGTTTAAcagattgattttaattttttttttatatataatttgttttaTCAACAACTAAGCTCTATAAATTGGCCACAACccttttttctatttcttttaaACAACTGTTTCATTTCTGTTTTTACTGTACATACACTTAAGTTTCGTttataaaaaagtgaaaagaaCCTTAAAAAGAAATTGTATTTCTTGTAGTAATAACATTTATAATAATTTGATGAAAAATGATGATGTGAATTTCCAATCAAATGAACAATAAATTGAACATGattaacttttttgttttttaaaacttAATCTAATTAACAAgatatagaaaaacaaaaccctGGTGATGTTTTACTCATTgcattttggggggtggggttgGGAGGCAGACCTCAGCCATGCTTGGCTGATCAAGTGCCGATCATGGGCGGTGGTTTGGCCACGATGAcagcaaataactttcattcatATTTCGTTATGAAATCGTAACGCAATACACTGGCTGGCAATATATCACCAGCTTTGGCTTCAGTTTTGTTTTCACTGCGTGCTGGAAAATGCACAAGTACATCGGCTCCAACGATACTTTGCAAACGGCTACTCATCTGTTGTCCGGTACGTGGCAGTGCAtgtgtttacaaaaaaaatatcataaagCGAAAGTGTTAAATATGCAGTTAATTAAAGGTGTATGAACAGAAAGGGAGCCCAGAGAGCTACCTTCAAACTCCATCAAGTCTACTATTATGGTTTTAGTATGGCTGATGGGGCAAGACTTAATACAAACCTGATTGCCTGTAATTGAAGCGTAAAGTTGACCATCTCTGCTGGTGATTGCAGCACGCATATATTCAGGCCGTGGATCCAATGGTATGCTTTGATTTTCCAACtgcaataccaaaaaaaaaaataaagaaacagCGTAAAAGGCCTATAAAATATTGTTCCAAATGAATTGCTGCATCTTAATTAGCCTCAGATTACAGTCTCTAAAGGTGTGATTCAACATGTCATATGCAATcgattatataaataaaaaacaatttaaagacATCAAtcaagaaaaatttcagctcattcgTTAAATCTGGATATTGTTAAATCTGGATAACGGTTTATATagtaactatatcaggttatacaccgattcagaccatacttcccacgaattcataacagaacgctacatgcaacatttcaaaccaatcggataacaaatgtggctttaaagGTCTCGAGATGTGAATTCTGGGAtttaatttatatgggagctctatcagattatatacTGATTGGGACCACACTTGTCATGATtcttgcaagtcataacagaaccctacatgcaaaacttcgaaccaatcggataacaatttatATGTTAGATCTATCagcttatacaccgatttggatcatactaggCGCGATCTTTGGAAGTCCTAAAgcaacattatgtgcaaaatttcagcacaattggataaaaattccagctactaggggcttaagaaatccaATCGAAGGACCtctttatattggagctatatccaaatctaaaccattatggcccatttgcaatccacaacgaTCTACTTCAACAACaaatatctatgcaaaattttgagcggctagcttgacgcgttcaaacgctatcgtgatttcgaaagacaggACACAcatatgactagatcgactttgaatgtccagacgatccagaatatatatactttaggggatcatagatcaacatttcgagttacaaatggaatgggtAGATTAGTAAAACACCCATCCTattatggtgggtataaaaacagaaatagtgcgttaatttcggccggaccgaaattAATAATAACCCTCAACCAGCATTTGACGAATTCAGAGCTAAACTGCATCcactagcgactcaagaagtcaaatcggaagatcagtttatatgagaactatttCGCATAAAAGATTAATTTTGATCTTACTTAAattcatggaggccaccgtagcgcagaggtaagcatgtccgcctatgacgctgaacgcctggattcgaatcctaacgagaccatcagaaaaaattttcagcgttgattttccccttctaattctggcaacatttgtaaggtactatgccatgtgaaacttctctccaaagaggtgtctcactgcggcacgccgttcgggcccggttataaaaaggaggccccttatcattgagcttaaacttgaatcggactgcactcattgatatgtgagaagtttaccccagttccttagtggaatgttcatgggccaaattagcaataaattcatatttaaagtcataaccaaacaccatgtacaaatttgcattgaaatcggacaaaaattgctccctctagcggctcaagaattcaaatcgaaaaatcagcTTATaggggagcaatatctaaactATCCGAATCAAACAATAATTCTGGCCTTTAACtggtcaagaagtgaaatcgagaaatcggtttatttggaagctCTATAAGGGCAAAGCCCAACCTAGATTGTAATGGGTGTGGATGTTAAAAGTCGTCACAAAACACCATGTCAAAGCTGCAAATCGAACAATAacgttattgttgttattgtagccacagTTTCCTGTGGAGCTAgcgatcctcgttaagctcctgtaggtgcgTAAGCTCGTTCCAgtgcaaaggaccgatcgccgcgggaacagggtggccatttgttatttaaaagcaCAATTAAACCGCATTGTCATAtaaagcatcataggcactcagtatttgtgcaagagccggttccGCCCGACCTCttgctgagactctccgctctatACCGTTGATTGGCCGGgactgcagctactccgtatggagcattccactgtcCCCAAACTGTGGACGCCCCCGCTAGCTCTCAaccaagcttctcgtgacaacaatcagcaataaaaaccacacagaccggacctcaatgttccggcctgtgtggtgctaacaGCTAACCCGTGCCGGATcgaatatggcagatataccaggttatggatcgattcaaaccaaGCTCGGCATCTATAAACCAAATGCGGCACGCACAAAAATTCATCCAAAtaagacaataattgcgccatctaataaccaaagaagtcaaatcgggagatcggtttaattggaagctatatcaagttatggaccgattttaagcaAACTCTGCATGGATactcgaagtcataacaaagtactatgtgcaaaatttcagcaacatcaaatgaaaactgcgccctctagaggctcaagaagtcaaatcatgagatcgaagctatttcaggttaaagaccaatttggaccatacttgatgtGAATATTGAAAATCATATCAATACACCAAGTACAAAGTTTCAtctaaattggacaataattgcgccctttagcgaatcaagaattcaaatcgaaaaatcgacttatattgcagctatatctgggtATGGgctgatttaaaccaaactcgGCATAGATATTGAAAGTCAGAAAAAAACCCCATTGCAATTTTGTTCCAAATCAAAATTCATAACAAagtactatgtgcaaaattttaacaaaatcagatgaaatctgcgccctctagaggctcaagaagtcaaatcgggtttatatcgaagaagtcaagtcgggttTATACTAATCTCGAGCTTACTGGTTgtaatagctcctatataaaccgatctcccgattacacttcttgagtttctagagagcggtgtaaaacttgatatagctcccatataaacccgaatatacttcttgacactctagagggagtaattcttatccgatttggctgaaattttccacagagactatgactatgactatttctatgacttctaacgtacgtgtcaattatggtttgaatcggtttaaaacctgatatagctcctacataaaaCGACCTTCCGaatgcacttcttgagcccctaagggcgcattttttgtctgattcgacttcttctatggtcttcaACTAGTGTGCCAAAGGTGGTATGaggcggtccataacctgatatagctcccatataggttgaggttgaaaagagggtgcagatattaaatcgccccatgccactatggacatacacctaagccagtaatcagttcgttgtgcattttttttacctcccatataaaccgatcttccgattttatttctttagcctttagagggcgtaattttgatccgattggGTTGAATTT includes:
- the LOC106085492 gene encoding uncharacterized protein LOC106085492; translated protein: MEPMTALVLAFQLLALFSIAGALIIYLICKVRDDDVKKAEHPKSNTVLVTSADTALGLQLCTHLASKGCRVVAGMKDGVDSLPAKLLVGWLKMREFTEAPVSGTIIPMFLDVTKDDVLREATETIGSHLSAGEQGIAAVINTSGTFYRGRIESQELYQMEQMFKTNILGSLRIAKAFVDFLRPTCGRLIYLGAASGGHGDGLIAYNVSRVATDKCVQEVRRELQPFGVSVVCLDTCGLHAETLYKPPTAQISSGAPTTYTANVLCPSALSVVERALWDQSPHERYSLLASNKYQFALPCRSSLRSLSNKSNSDNNVNKKPLENQSIGGVQRV